TAGAATTAAATAAGAATGTTTTCTGTTTGTGTTCCACGTGGGTATGGTTTCAGATGGAACAACTCGCAATGGAAGACAGATGCAAGTTAATGCCGAAGAATAGAAGTATAGAACCTTTCGCTTTTCTGATATTCTTACCCTTGTTGTTTTTGAACTGTTGCAGAAGATCAACCTGTTCTTGTTATGCCGGATGACAGAATTGTGGAGGTACAGGGCGAGCCACTAGACGTGCACAAAGCAATAGAACTAATTGCCGCGCACTTGAGGAAGTTTTTGGTTGATCGGAGTGTAATTGGAATATTTGAGTTACATGTAAGTTTGTGTTGCTGCATGGGTCTTAGCCGCTCTCTCTTCTGATCTTCCAAAGAAATCTTAATTGTGAAATTTTTTAATGTTGCAGATGCAAATGCCAAATTCTCAGATGGAGCAGAACATGGCAACACAGTGGGGTCCTCCTCAGGGTTTTCGGCAAAATGCTGGCGGTGGTCTTGGGTATGGTGTAAATCCTCAGTATATGATGCCCCCACGTCAACAAGATAATTATTACCCCCCACAGGCTGAGTTTCCTCCTATGGACCGACAACCTCACCAGGGTCTGTCGACCTATGGAAGAGAGCCAACCATGGGAGTTCAATCTTCAACCAACGCACAGCAACCACAATCAATGGTGACGCCGGTACTTCCTCTaccctctctctctccctctccctGAATGTTGCAGTAGTGGGTCAGCAATCCATTTGTGGTACTACACCCGTAGGACTTTTGGGGTTTTGCAGATTTGCATGCTCAGGTGTTAGCTAACATCCAAGTCCAAATTTTAGCTTGCTTTCCAAATTTACAATAATTATCTTTGCTAGGCCACTGTTAATGTTTTTCTTGTTTATAATAATCTGTAAATTAATCGATCCTTCTCTTCTATAGTGGGATTAGAAATTATCTCATACTTCTGCTTAAGTAATGATGGCGGGTTATACTGTTTGCAGATCACTCAGCATATGCAAGTACCATTGTCCTACGCTGATGCTGTAATTGGAACagcaggttcaaatattagttACATTAGGCGTGCTAGTGGGGCAACAATTACAATACAGGAAACTAGGGGTGTGCCGGGAGAAATGACCGTTGAAATTAATGGAAGTGCGTCCCAAGTCCAAACTGCTCAGCAGTTGATACAGGTATATTTCTCCCCCATAGATTTGTAATCAAGAATGTAATTTATCAATAACTAATGCTTTTGTTATCATAAGAACATGTCGATTTTCTGCACTTGTGCTAGCCTTATGGTGTCATTCTTGCTTCGAGGAGTGATTTGTGGTGTACTATCTACTCCACTGTCTGTTAATTTTGATCTCCTCTTGCTGCTTGCAGAATTTCATGGCTGAAGCTGCTGGCCAAGCGCAAAACCAGGTCAGTGGGCCCGCAGACAACACATATCAGACTCATGGTTCCATGTACGCAGCAGCACCATCCGATGATGGACATGCAGGCCAAGCTGCAGGAGGTTATGGTCCTGTTTATGGAGCTAATTATGGATATTAGTATCTTTTAGACCTTGACAAGATGGCCAGCAGAGTTAGGCCAGCTTGGCTGTTGCCTATAGCCTCAAACTGTTGGGCCCaaaaatttaaatttttcttACAGCTTGGTTGTTTTTCTCTGGCATATAGGTAGTGCTCTTACATAGTATCTTAGTAGTCATTGAAAGTCGTTTGTTGTGTAAGCCGTTTGTTTTGTAACTACCGCGTATTACTTTCCAATAACATCTAGTCAATACTTTACTTTTATACACTTTTACGTAAGAACATTAGAATTCATTACATTAGGCAATTCTTTTCGAACTAATTTAGATATTCTCCTTCCTATCAAAATTTATTCAAAATCTAAACCAGAGGATCCTTGTTGACTTCTGTCCGTCGCCAGATTTGCCAGTGCATCCACCTATTTCGCCTGTTAATAGATGTGCCGAATCGATTGAAGGTTTCTGATTTAGTTGATCACATGCTGTGATTCTGAAATTGCTATGAGTTGTGGTAGTTGAGAaattcctacaaaaaaaaaatttagttggACTTGCAAttaatggaaaaaaaatatattacaaCAAAAATTATCAAATTAGAAAAGACCAAAACAAGTATCCACTAATTGAAATGAAGATTTCTTTCTCATAAATTAACAAAGATTACTAACCATGTTCTTCCATTTGGATTAAAAGTATTTTGGGATGGGCATCAACGAGAAACAATCAAGAGAATAGAAAAACGCACCTTTTATGTTTCTATGATTTGATTTTCATGGTTAGAGAAACTCAATGTTATCATAGAGTTTTTaggaaattaaaaaaatcaatccATCAATATTTGGATGAATCGGTTATTTTAGTCGAGATTTAAGTCTTGTTTTTGATGAGGTAGACGACCATCGGGAGAACCGGAAGGTTTTAGAAGAGGAAAAGAAGTACTTTTTGATTTTCATTGCCGCGATAGTGATTGCCTACTATCTTGATACTAAAAACGCCAAAATAAACATTCCTTATTGTGGATCCCACCACTACCACTATACAGTGGTAAATATTGAATAGCTACTAGGtagtgaagaaaacaaaaatgtatCTACATAACTATCTATACTGACGTTTATCGTTTTAGGCTTGGGCAAGTATTTATGTCATAATTGATATGATTGAAAACTAAATTCGATGTAAAAAATACCAACTGATCttggtttagatttatttttttacttttcattattTTTGCGCCAATAGAGATGAGTATCGACACCGCTTACTCTACTATATGAGTCCACCtttaaaatattaaaggaaaattGGAATTTCATTCGATTGATACCTAGATTTTGTCAAGCACTTATGCTTGGTACCAACATTGTTCCAGGTAGGAGTTTGATATATGAACCGGACATTGAGTATCATAGAGTaattaaattttcaaaaaataaaataacgttAATTTATTATCAATGCATTTTTATCATCACCCGAACCTTGAGGCAATCTTCAGCAAGCAATAAAAATTTGAAAGGAAAGGGTACTAAGTACACCACCACCTATAGTTAAGATTCTTGAATCATAAGGATGATTAACACACAATTTGCTTTTCAATTACAAAGAATAAATCAATATAACtcggaaaataaataaaagcaggACACCAGAAATTACGTGAACGAGGAGAACTGCAACGACGGAAAAATTCCGGATCGACctcgtccagtttgaacacacactgtgttaagccaCAACAAATAGTTGCCTACTATAGTGACTTTGGTCTGGAATATAATTTTCAAAGAATAAATAGGCTAAGCTACTATGCTGCAGTTGTGCCCTTAAGTCTCATAATTCTTACAAGAACCTACGTATTTAATTCTCCTAggtgatgttctttacatgcctAGGAGTTGCTCCGTAGTCGTTCATGAAGACTAATGCTGCCCTGCATCAAACAAGACGCTAATTAATTTTCTTTTAGAAGATAAATCAAGGCGACAAAATTCTTTCTGTAGACTTAGAAGAATTTATACCGAAAGATTATGTTATATACCTCTTTAATCTTGTCGAGAATCCTATTCAATTTAACTCACACGAGTGTCAATCTTAGAACAACTCTAGATGAATTTCGTGGTATCTTCAAATCTGGATTTCGATAGAAAGGCATTATACACAATCGAATTGAAGTTCTATCAATCTTTAATTTTGTCAATAATTATAGAATGACCTTATAGCAGAAGAGGATGACCTGTATAATAGTcaattgttatagcattgctcggttgaaccctctagcgttcgtatgtcaagttagttgtcaaatttagatgacAAAATGCGTTCTTGATTTAGTCGTAAAAGTTAGTTTCGGAGTAGACTAAGAAGTAGAGTGTAAAACCAAAGATATCCTTGAAGAATGGAGATTGAAGACTACACTGAGACATCTTGGAGAACTTCATTAAAAGTTAGTAACAAATTCTTGATTCTTTTGTTTGCTCTACCTCTCCATCTATCGAAATacgtgctcactctatggaacaattcctatgatggtaaatatatatttatatatacacTCGAGTATATTTAAGCCCATGAATTTTGTGAGAATGACCGTTATCATGAAAAAGGTCTTCATGTTGTAGGGAATGAGAATATGAATgtaatgagccaagaatcactcaattccgagttataatgaAGATTTTATGACTAACTTAATAAAGCAACACTTTGGCTAAGGTTGATTTCGTGAATAGGAAATTGTACACGAACTTTCGACAACAGTTCGAACCAAAACCGTGACTAAAAGCATATTTTGGTCAAGTATATGGGTGTTtcctttcctagacaaggtatCTTTGTTTCCGAGTAACCTAGActtgatcattcactataaatagGGATTTCAtgtaactacacaatctatccctTAAAAAATTATGAGTGTTTTGCATAAGAttgttttccatatctttgttcATCACCAGCAAGAGTGAAATTTCAAAAGACTTTACTTGGAGGTCGTAAAGCACAAGGAAGCTATCTTCTTTGATAGTTACAGAACATGTCCCTAGGTGTTTTTCATAAAGCTTAGATTTTGATAGATCAATATATCTCTAGATTTTTCTAGGAAAAAAATGGTACGGAAAAACCTAACTGTTTTGAGGAGTATCGTCTAAAGAAAAATACCGTTTTGCTAGAGGAttttcaagagcttcttctaaagagaattgggGTTCCGCTAGAAGGGTTAAAAGAGGAAATCTTAAAGAGAATTGGTGTTAtgttaggagttctacaagtgtacCAATACAACTGAAGCAGGTACTACATCTAGTCCGAAATCCGATAgtaggtaattggtgtaacaattTAAATTAGTgagtgttcaatctagactaggtcctagattttttctacaagattatagttatcctcgttaacaaaatctctggtgtacATGTTATTTTTTTCTCCgcgttatattattttatctttataattgaaatatcacaggttgtacttaTCTAAACCTAGATAATATTTACTTAGCTGTAATGAAACTACAAGACTCTTTGTTGAAAttgtatcttgaaatataaattacaagacttgttcttgttggaatttggTTTTTGAACCGTTCGGGTATACACTAGGTTTACCTTGAAAAACAATCTTAAATACAGTTTTGAAACTGAGCGTATATATTGTACAAGGATTGTATACATAGGATACAACAAATTAAATCAAGATACAGGTTCTGAACCTATCAAAGGAAGACAGTTCTACCTATGCTTCAAGAATCTCCAAGTGAAGTCTTTCAAAGTTTCACCTTAGTTCGCAAGAACCTTCGGTGTTGGTAGAAAAACTTTGCAATAAGATACAAAACATGCAAGGGATTAAGATTTTTTGTTGCAGGATGTCCCCAATAAATAGTAATTGATATCAAAGCTAGGTTGTGTAAGCAATAATTTCTTGCAACCCAAGTAATTCTCAATGCTACTAAGCTTAAGTTATGTCCTCAAATACAAAAGGTTTAGTTTTTTTGGTTAGAAATTAATTGCATTGAGGTTCTTTCCATAGTTTAAAGCGTTGGAAAAATTAAGCATCAAATAATTGCCATAAGTAGATTTCTCCCGATATAACATCAAACTGCTAAAGTTAGGCGTGTGCATTTGAAGTTGCAACCGTATGAATTGAATCTGAAACTTTTATCTCAACTTTGATCAATTCTTGGAAAGAACAAGTGACTTTTCACGCAAAAGAATTAGCTAAAAATAGCAATTTGTAAGAACGTGTAAATTTTATAATCAATAACCTTTCAGGAGAAACTTTTATAATCAAGGGTTGCAAAGTCAAATAAGCTTGGATTTAGGAACCTTTCTCTCATCATTTAGTTCGTGAACACAAAACGCAGGTTCGTGAACTTAAAGCAACGCCGAGTTCAGGaccctttttctcttttttaggTTTGCAAATTTAAATGCAGGCTCGCAAACTCAATGAGTTTAAGATTGAAATTTCAAATAGATTTATTTATATGTTTGCGAACATTTAATTTCAAAACTCATGAGAAAATATTTACTTGATTTTAGTTTAGAAAAAGCGATAAGCATGAGATTGACATCAAATCTTCACTGGACTTTAGCTTAAcacctagaagaagaaaaaatagacatgattgtttactaaagtcttcaacCTTGATATGATAGATAAACAGATAGATAGTCTGAAAGGAAAATCATTCTTTGTGACTAGCcattgatgaagttcttcaaatgatGTTTTTGTATGATATTCAATCTTCAAGAATAACTTGTTTGATTATAAGACTTTACTACCTAATCAAACCTATACCGAAGCTTACTTTAGTAAGATATAAATAAACATATTATTTCGGCGTATAAATTTGACTACTTACTTTCTATATAAATGCTTGGAAGCTCAATAGAGCATTTACCCTGACTATATCCCCCTttataaattttagtgacaaaactttgaaatatgaaatgacgagggtaccaagtacaccacataCCCTCCTACACCACAAATTTTGCGATATCAACCTACAAATTTTAGACaaagactgtcaagaagatagcaaaccacaaggtatacacttggtatatagttttAGTTCGAAATCGAACacaactatagggatcaacccgaATGTTGTATTAACGTacaatgtatttacttttaattataactaaaataaTCATTATAATTGCTGAAAATGaaagtaaagacacaacaagatttttttaacgagcaagctgcaaattaaaaaaaaaacagggacctagtccagttttgaatactgtcaaaattaagccgctatacaaagatatgcaataaagcatcTAAATtcagttttgtctaattccaaccaatatccaattgtATAACCGAAATCCTTCATGgatacaactcaatattagctagcgtacgagatacttaactaatatatcttgaagagatatgttttgcttgctggaaaaataaaacatatacattcaaaaatcttaaaaaaaagaTTCTAAAACATTTCGATTTGGGaactcaccttgagtatcaaggaatatctttgaacaataaaatataagatttacGCACAttttcaaattactcattatgtcgacatcttaaactTTCATATTTAGTAAATCCagtttccaaaatcacacaaaccttGTAGTGTACGTGACTAGAGAAACCGATTTTACACATGGGGatcagttctaccatgactcctaatgTAGGTAGGTATCATTTCTACCTTCTTTCTTATATAGGTTAGGATTGGTACTACCTTGACTCTAAACATATGTAAGGATTGCTACCACCTTGACTCCGAACATAGGTAATCGGTTCCATCGTGATTCCTAAACATAAGTAGGGATTGATActtctttagaccttcaatgaaAACTAGACCACtaatcctattgatttctttcaactacgaaacaagttcctaagcctacttccttaaacttatgtaatcaaacatagttttctagtcatgaaatcaatcctaagttcattaTACAATTTAGTACATAAGttacaaagattatatctatgtcgcaattacgaagttcaaaagataagcgttatacttcacaATTACCTAAGTTGTAAAACAACTTATATATTCTTCCTTTACACTTTGATcgtaataagatgatcaagtctctaatactagagtttcatgtatataacttcgcatgttatgttttcaatctaagaGACTTGAAAGCAATGATTAGAAATGGAAataagtcaagtcttgtattactaacctcaagtagaaggatgatgtcttcgctgATGTGTATATG
This genomic stretch from Papaver somniferum cultivar HN1 chromosome 5, ASM357369v1, whole genome shotgun sequence harbors:
- the LOC113283147 gene encoding flowering locus K homology domain-like — encoded protein: MEEHSEPTELSNDSLEQTIDDTPEENLGEDDMPENSIPLEEKQGEDEPGVGIGDKKWPGWPGENVFRILVPAQKVGGIIGRKGEFIKKMCEETRARIKILDGPPGTQERAVMLSAKEEPEVAIPPAMDALLRIHKRLIDGLESDQAHGPPNSGGTISSRLVVAASQAGSLIGKQGATIKSIQESSNCIVRVIGPEDQPVLVMPDDRIVEVQGEPLDVHKAIELIAAHLRKFLVDRSVIGIFELHMQMPNSQMEQNMATQWGPPQGFRQNAGGGLGYGVNPQYMMPPRQQDNYYPPQAEFPPMDRQPHQGLSTYGREPTMGVQSSTNAQQPQSMVTPITQHMQVPLSYADAVIGTAGSNISYIRRASGATITIQETRGVPGEMTVEINGSASQVQTAQQLIQNFMAEAAGQAQNQVSGPADNTYQTHGSMYAAAPSDDGHAGQAAGGYGPVYGANYGY